The DNA sequence AGAGCAAAATGCAAAAAGCAAATATAAAAATTACATATCAAAATGTAAAATTATCTCTTTCCTTTCAGCGTTAAAATACTTGAAGCAAAGATATTACCAAATTCCTCCAACTCTTTGAGAAATCCTGCTACTTCCTCTTTGAAATTTGATTTGTAATTTTGCATTTTGATATTTATATTTGATATTTAATATTTGATATTTGATATTTGATATTTATTTGTTGTCTCCCTCAAATCCTATTTTGCAGAACCCTATACACTATTTTAACCTTTATGCTAGATTAAGACACCACCAGATTCTGTAACTGTTCACCGCAGAGACGCAGGCGTCTCTGTGTCTCTGCGGTGAACGGTTACCTTCCTTCTATCCATGGTTTGGGTAAAAAGACATCTTCATATAACAATAGTGCCTCTCGGTCGCTTAATCCAGCAAGGAAATCAGTAATTATTCGTAATAAAGGGGTATCTTGAGCTAAAAAGTTCATCTTCTTCAAGACATAATCAGGATTTTTCATAAAATGTTCAAACAACTCGTTTAAAACCCTGGTAGCTTTATTCGTCTCCTGCATAATCTTTGGATGAGGATAGACATTTTCATAAAGATAGTTGCGGAGTGTATTTGTTGCCTCTAAAATCTCATCACCCATCGTGATAGCATTTTTATCCTGACTATTGAATATTATATCTGCCACCATAGTATTAATCCTTGAAGAATGCTTATTACCTAAAATACGAATAGGAGAGGAAGGTAAATCTTTAAATCTTATTACTTTTGATAAAATCGCATCTTCAATATCATGGTTGACATAGGCAATACTATCAGCTAATCTAACTATTTCTCCTTCTAATGTTATAGGTTTTGAATCCTGCGGATTAACAAATAGGCTTGTTGCTCCTCGAGAATGTTTTAAGATTCCATCTTTTGTTTCAAAGGTTAAATTTAGCCCCTGACCTCCTTTTTCCAGGATTTCAACCACCCGAATACTTTGTTCGTTATGTCTAAATCCACCAGGGCATATTTCATCTAACGCCTTTTCTCCGGCATGACCAAAAGGTGGATGTCCTAAATCATGTCCTAATGAAATGGCCTCAACCAGATCTTCATTTAACCGTAATGCTCTGGCAATTGTTCGGGCAATCTGAGAAACCTCGATGGTGTGGGTTAATCTTGTCCTCAATGCCTCATGGGTGGGGATTAGAAATACCTGCGTTTTATATTTCAACTGTCTAAATGATTTAGAATGAATAATTCTATCCCGGTCCCGTTGATATGCGGTTCGGATTTTACAATCTTCTTCTTTTTTACTTCTTCCACGGGTTTTGGAAGAAAGTGCCGCATAAGGTGACAATCTTCTAACTTCTTCTTCTTCAGCTAATTGACGAATAAGCATATCTATAGTCCCTCTTTTGTTATTTCAGTTAGCAATAGCAATAGAGTTTGTAGAGTTAAGAGAGATTGTAATTACAATAACTCCCTAAAGTCTATGAAACGGTTACCTTTCATTTTGGCCTTAATTGGGGAAATAACACTACCTCCCGAATAGACGGGATGTTCGTCAAAAACATAACCAATCTATCTATCCCTATCCCCAACCCTCCGCACGGCGGCAGACCATATTCTAATGCCTGGATGTAGTCTTCATCTATTTTATCAGGATTTTGTTCTAAAAATCGTTTTCTTTGTTCTATTGGGTCATTTAGTTCGGAATAGGCATTACCAAGTTCTTCTCCATTGATGAAAAACTCAAATCGTTCAACTAATTCTGGGTTGTTTTGTTTCTGTCTGGCTAAAGGAGAAAGAACGGTTGGATAATCCAGGAGAAATGTTGGCTGGATTAAATTTGGCTCAACCTTTTTATCTAAAATCTCTTTTAATATCTCAGCACAACTTTTATCTTTCTCGTCAGTTATCTTTCGCACATCCTCTAATTTTTCAATTTGGGCACCTGTCCATTTTGAAATTGCCTCATAAACCGTTATTCTTTGAAATGGTGGTGTCAGTTTTATTCCTTCCATTTTTAAAGATAGGTTATTTGCCAGATAAGATATAAGTTCTTCGATTAATTTCATCATATCGGTGTAATCTGCGTAAGCCTGATAAACCTCTAACATTGTAAATTCAGGATTATGACGGGTAGAGACGCCTTCATTTCTAAAATTGCGGTTAAGTTCATAAACCCGCTCTAATCCTCCAACAACTAATCTTTTAAGATAAAGCTCCGGGGCAATACGCAGGTATAAATCAATCCCTAAGGCATTATGATGAGTAACAAACGGCTTTGCCTCTGCCCCACCCGGGATAGATTGCATCATTGGAGTTTCCACTTCTAAAAAATTATGATTATCAAGGAATTCTCTTATTAGTTTAACAATTTTACTTCGAGTAATGAATATTTCTTGAACTTCATCATTTACGATTAAATCCACATATCTTTGTCTATGTCGAGATTCAATGTCCTTTAACCCAAACCAT is a window from the bacterium genome containing:
- a CDS encoding deoxyguanosinetriphosphate triphosphohydrolase; the encoded protein is MLIRQLAEEEEVRRLSPYAALSSKTRGRSKKEEDCKIRTAYQRDRDRIIHSKSFRQLKYKTQVFLIPTHEALRTRLTHTIEVSQIARTIARALRLNEDLVEAISLGHDLGHPPFGHAGEKALDEICPGGFRHNEQSIRVVEILEKGGQGLNLTFETKDGILKHSRGATSLFVNPQDSKPITLEGEIVRLADSIAYVNHDIEDAILSKVIRFKDLPSSPIRILGNKHSSRINTMVADIIFNSQDKNAITMGDEILEATNTLRNYLYENVYPHPKIMQETNKATRVLNELFEHFMKNPDYVLKKMNFLAQDTPLLRIITDFLAGLSDREALLLYEDVFLPKPWIEGR
- the lysS gene encoding lysine--tRNA ligase; the encoded protein is MEEISELLEIRRQKLTFWEKPFGERYDVTHTTRQIIEGFKEGSEERVSCAGRLMAIREHGKSIFAHIKDARGKIQIYARKDTLGDDNFALFKEVDTGDFIGIKGPVFKTHTGEITILIEQWTFLTKSLRPLPKEWFGLKDIESRHRQRYVDLIVNDEVQEIFITRSKIVKLIREFLDNHNFLEVETPMMQSIPGGAEAKPFVTHHNALGIDLYLRIAPELYLKRLVVGGLERVYELNRNFRNEGVSTRHNPEFTMLEVYQAYADYTDMMKLIEELISYLANNLSLKMEGIKLTPPFQRITVYEAISKWTGAQIEKLEDVRKITDEKDKSCAEILKEILDKKVEPNLIQPTFLLDYPTVLSPLARQKQNNPELVERFEFFINGEELGNAYSELNDPIEQRKRFLEQNPDKIDEDYIQALEYGLPPCGGLGIGIDRLVMFLTNIPSIREVVLFPQLRPK